One Mercurialis annua linkage group LG3, ddMerAnnu1.2, whole genome shotgun sequence DNA window includes the following coding sequences:
- the LOC126671308 gene encoding uncharacterized protein LOC126671308, translating into MALSSSYTLCLPCYSKFKYPLHIRSQTFNHDGRSAKMVDANIGVLRERMAEMRMKERLENCCRNFQNGWDYQIYGYNYDQYKRVSMVCESLKIISSAGSALVFVFLSGSFFIFLVSILIHLINMQYI; encoded by the exons ATGGCTCTATCATCTTCCTACACTTTGTGCCTTCCCTGTTATAGCAAGTTCAAGTATCCTCTCCATATTAGATCCCAAACCTTCAATCATGATg GAAGATCTGCAAAGATGGTGGATGCAAATATAGGAGTTTTAAGAGAAAGAATGGCAGAAATGAGAATGAAAGAAAGATTAGAAAATTGTTGCAGAAATTTTCAAAATGGTTGGGATTATCAGATTTATGGTTATAATTATGATCAATACAAAAGAGTTTCTATGGTATGTGAATCTCTCAAGATTATTAGTTCAGCTGGTAGTGCACTTGTTTTTGTATTTCTTAGTggttcttttttcatttttcttgttTCTATTTTAATTCATCTAATTAATATGcagtatatataa